The genomic interval GCACGCTGGGCCGGGTGACCCCGCCCATGAGCTGGGACGGGTCGTCGGCGTCGGCGTAGCGGCGCACGGTCTTGGCGTCCCAGCCGAGCCTGCGCTGGATTTTCGTCAGGGTCGCGCCCTGTTCCAGCAGCTCGTGGACCATGCGGTGCCGTTCGATGGTGCGGATGGCCAGCGGCGAGGTGGTCGCTTCGGTCGCGGCCAGGTCCAGCGCCGCCGCAGCGGGCTCCGCGACCGGTTCGCGCAGGCAGCCGCGGTGCCGGGCGACCGTCTTCTCCACGGCCTCGCACAAGTTGTTCCACAAGTGCCAGCGATCAGCCACTTGAAGTGCGTTGGGGGCGCCGAGTCGGGCAGCCTCGGCGTAGGCGCCAGCCCGGTCGCGGCAGATGACCTCGACGCCGGGATGCGCCAGCAGCCACCCCGCAACCGGGTCCGCGGTGCGCTCGGGCAGCAGCTCGACCGGCCGACGCGTCGTCATGTCTATCAGCACCGTGCCGTAGACGTGGCCCTTGCGCAGGGCGAAGTCGTCGATCCCCAGAACCTGCGGGCCGGTCGCCGACTGGCTCTCGGGCAGCGCGCGGATCCGCCGCAGCAGGGTGTGCCTGCTCACCGCGATGCCGAGCTTTGCGGACAGCCGCGCTCCGGCCCGGCCGGCCAGCGCCAAGCCGATCGCGTCGAACTCGCCCAGTAGCAGCGGCGTGAACCGGGAGTGCGGGCTGGTCAGCCCCGGTATCTGCTCGGCGAACGTAACGGCCGGACAATCCGGGTTCCCGCAGCGGAACCGCCGGACCGTCAGATGGATCACAACGCCGACGCCGCCGAGCGCGACGTCCCGCAGCTTGCGCACGTACCGGCCATGGACGCGCCCCGTGGCATCGCCGCAGTTCGGACAGGCCGCCGAGTCGCCGCGAGCACGAGCACCCAGCACCACCGACCCGACGCCGCGCTCGATCTGCTCCACGACAACACCTGCAAGGTGCGGCAGAAGTTCATCAGAACACTGTGATAAGCACCACGCGATCCTCGCAGAGACCAACCAAGATCACGAACGCGGCGGATCACAAGATCAGCGCCAGAACCAGCCCTCACGTCCGC from Catenulispora sp. GP43 carries:
- a CDS encoding ISL3 family transposase → MEQIERGVGSVVLGARARGDSAACPNCGDATGRVHGRYVRKLRDVALGGVGVVIHLTVRRFRCGNPDCPAVTFAEQIPGLTSPHSRFTPLLLGEFDAIGLALAGRAGARLSAKLGIAVSRHTLLRRIRALPESQSATGPQVLGIDDFALRKGHVYGTVLIDMTTRRPVELLPERTADPVAGWLLAHPGVEVICRDRAGAYAEAARLGAPNALQVADRWHLWNNLCEAVEKTVARHRGCLREPVAEPAAAALDLAATEATTSPLAIRTIERHRMVHELLEQGATLTKIQRRLGWDAKTVRRYADADDPSQLMGGVTRPSVLDGFKPYVIERWNAGITDAVVITAELRDLGYEATDRTVRRFLAPYRKQAAKIPAVPVPPTVRDATGWLTRHPEGLSADEQQRLKGVLARCPELDDLSGLVTDFAKMMVNLDGHLLDAWIAEVRIAELPDLIPFTRGIAQDHAAVTAGLTLPFSSGVVEGHVNRIKMLKRQMYGRAKFDLLRKRVICA